In Bacillota bacterium, one genomic interval encodes:
- a CDS encoding 4Fe-4S binding protein produces the protein MKKWEVKDIEKWDWKKHPLGGIIVEPGNAEQYSTGEWRSLRPIKDDELCNDCLLCFMYCPDSAIRVEDGKMVGFNLEHCKGCGICARECPKKAIKMVDEATQRKKEVKNNA, from the coding sequence ATGAAAAAGTGGGAAGTAAAAGATATTGAAAAATGGGACTGGAAGAAACACCCCCTGGGAGGGATAATCGTTGAGCCGGGTAACGCCGAACAATATTCAACGGGAGAATGGCGTTCCTTGCGGCCCATCAAAGACGATGAATTGTGCAATGACTGTCTATTATGCTTCATGTACTGTCCAGACTCAGCCATACGTGTCGAAGATGGCAAAATGGTCGGTTTCAACCTCGAGCATTGCAAGGGGTGCGGTATCTGTGCCCGGGAATGCCCCAAAAAAGCAATCAAGATGGTTGATGAAGCCACTCAGAGAAAAAAAGAGGTAAAAAACAATGCCTGA